A window of Borrelia sp. A-FGy1 contains these coding sequences:
- the ssb gene encoding single-stranded DNA-binding protein, producing the protein MADINSLVLSGRLTRDSELTYTETGMAILKFGLANNRRMKRNDEWIDHAQFFECVVFSKRAESLSAFLKKGKQVVVSGSLKYESWQDRNTGDKRSKISILVDDLQMFGSLPSSQNTNNLGFESYKKSDTFKDIDFDDSFNEDIPF; encoded by the coding sequence ATGGCAGATATTAATTCATTAGTTTTATCTGGTAGACTTACTAGAGATTCTGAGCTTACGTACACTGAAACAGGAATGGCCATTCTTAAGTTTGGATTGGCTAATAACAGAAGAATGAAGAGAAATGATGAATGGATTGATCATGCTCAATTTTTTGAATGTGTTGTTTTTTCTAAGAGAGCAGAGAGTCTTAGTGCTTTCCTTAAGAAGGGAAAACAAGTCGTAGTAAGTGGTTCTTTAAAATATGAAAGTTGGCAGGATAGAAATACTGGAGATAAAAGAAGCAAGATTAGTATTTTAGTAGATGATCTTCAAATGTTTGGATCCTTGCCTAGTTCTCAGAATACAAATAATCTTGGATTTGAAAGTTATAAAAAGTCAGATACATTTAAAGATATTGACTTTGATGACAGTTTTAATGAGGATATACCTTTTTAG
- the rpsF gene encoding 30S ribosomal protein S6 gives MIRKYESCFLFKSEELEYKAALEEVRKQLIAFNASNIVESSLGERALEYPIKKQDRGRYEVIEFKMERSNLRDLEVQLKLIKNLLRYIILIKVNKKINTKNIKRRNYREFRDNRENELLEVNADLKEG, from the coding sequence ATGATAAGAAAGTATGAATCTTGCTTTTTATTTAAGAGTGAAGAGCTTGAATATAAAGCGGCTTTAGAAGAGGTTCGTAAACAGTTGATAGCTTTTAATGCTAGTAATATTGTTGAAAGTTCTCTTGGAGAAAGAGCGTTAGAATATCCTATTAAGAAGCAAGATCGTGGTAGATATGAGGTGATAGAATTTAAAATGGAAAGGAGTAATTTAAGAGATCTTGAAGTGCAGTTGAAGCTTATTAAAAATTTGTTAAGATATATAATTTTAATTAAAGTTAATAAAAAAATTAATACTAAGAATATTAAGAGAAGAAATTATAGAGAATTTAGAGACAATAGAGAGAATGAGTTACTAGAAGTTAATGCTGATCTTAAAGAAGGCTAA
- a CDS encoding PTS transporter subunit EIIC: MINFLKIFRFAKLQKFANAISLPISVLPISCLMLGIGSVMSNPSNLLYVDNNVLQSILGLMKATGNIIILNIPLLFAVGITVGVARTQKGAAALSVLVGYLTFNVTENYFLDMFSELVDPSLMSSIGQVNVLGIQTLNTGIVGSLLVGLLVGYLHNRFYGIKLPAPFHFFSGFRFVPIIVFPFCILLGILFCFVWPNLDEIITSCGLFISRFDYLGSFLYGMLNRILVPLGLHSILTFPFNFTSLGGIEMINGQSIGGIQNIFYAQLSDPKLTKFYSGLARYRSGFYLSIMFGLPGAAFGVYRGIIHDDKSKIMSLLFSGAITAFLTGITEPLEFLFVFTAPLLYFVHAIYTGLALLIANMFNIAIGSTFSTGFFGFFMYGILQGNDKTNWIYVLPLGIAFFSLYYFTFKWIYNYFDFQLFGVDEPFFGGNEGKVEGIGIAHLIVQGLGGLDNIQEFDIVSTDLRFVVFSPELVSQDLLKETGTLNILISDNTIRIAYGTHVYYIKQAIENYCPKRLFGASVVVASDHVKQGIKAYIEMKEDDKLEKKGKIGKVYRLNKKNDD, from the coding sequence GTGATAAATTTTTTAAAAATTTTTAGGTTTGCAAAGTTACAAAAATTTGCAAATGCGATAAGTTTACCAATTTCTGTTTTGCCAATTTCTTGTTTAATGTTAGGAATTGGATCTGTTATGTCTAATCCTTCTAATTTACTTTATGTTGACAATAATGTTTTACAGAGTATTTTAGGGCTTATGAAGGCTACAGGTAATATTATTATATTAAACATACCTTTGCTTTTTGCTGTAGGAATTACTGTTGGAGTTGCAAGAACCCAAAAAGGAGCTGCTGCTCTTTCAGTACTTGTTGGATATTTGACTTTTAATGTTACTGAAAATTATTTTCTTGATATGTTTTCAGAGCTTGTTGATCCCAGTTTGATGTCTTCTATTGGGCAAGTCAATGTTCTTGGTATCCAAACTTTAAATACGGGTATTGTTGGATCTTTGCTAGTTGGACTTTTAGTTGGATATTTACATAATAGATTTTATGGAATTAAATTGCCTGCACCTTTTCATTTTTTTTCTGGATTTAGATTTGTACCTATAATAGTTTTTCCCTTTTGTATTTTGTTAGGTATATTATTTTGTTTTGTTTGGCCAAATCTTGATGAAATAATTACTTCTTGTGGATTATTTATTTCTAGATTTGATTATTTGGGTAGTTTTCTTTATGGTATGTTAAACAGGATACTTGTTCCTTTAGGTTTGCATTCTATTCTTACATTTCCTTTTAATTTTACTTCATTGGGAGGTATAGAAATGATTAATGGGCAGTCTATTGGCGGTATTCAGAATATATTTTATGCTCAGTTGTCTGATCCTAAGCTTACTAAATTTTATTCAGGACTTGCTAGGTATAGAAGTGGATTTTATCTTTCTATTATGTTTGGGTTACCAGGAGCAGCATTTGGAGTTTATAGGGGTATTATTCATGATGATAAGAGTAAAATTATGTCTCTTCTTTTTTCAGGTGCTATTACTGCTTTTTTAACAGGAATTACGGAGCCCTTAGAGTTTTTATTTGTTTTTACGGCACCTTTACTTTATTTTGTGCATGCTATCTATACAGGACTTGCATTATTAATTGCCAATATGTTTAATATTGCAATTGGATCTACATTTTCTACTGGATTTTTTGGTTTCTTTATGTATGGGATACTACAAGGAAATGATAAGACAAATTGGATTTATGTATTGCCCTTAGGAATTGCATTTTTTAGTTTATATTATTTTACTTTTAAATGGATTTATAATTATTTTGATTTTCAGCTTTTTGGTGTTGATGAACCATTTTTTGGTGGAAATGAAGGCAAGGTTGAGGGAATTGGGATAGCGCATCTTATAGTTCAAGGGCTTGGAGGTCTTGATAATATACAAGAGTTTGATATTGTATCAACAGATCTAAGATTTGTTGTATTTAGTCCTGAACTTGTATCTCAGGATTTACTTAAAGAAACAGGAACTTTAAATATTCTTATAAGTGATAATACAATTAGAATTGCTTATGGAACTCATGTCTATTATATAAAACAAGCAATTGAAAATTATTGTCCCAAGAGGCTTTTTGGAGCTAGTGTTGTTGTTGCTTCTGATCATGTAAAACAGGGAATTAAGGCTTATATTGAAATGAAAGAAGATGATAAACTTGAAAAAAAAGGTAAGATAGGGAAAGTTTATAGACTTAATAAAAAAAATGATGACTAA
- the rseP gene encoding RIP metalloprotease RseP has translation MYIFLSILGFTLIIFVHELGHFLFAKLFKVKVEIFSVGIGPSIFKFKIKDTEYRFSPFFLGGYCKLKGSEHLENELKLNREIEADKDSLFGISNFKRILIYFAGPLFNLILSFIIFIAIDMIGIVFLDYSNKITVVDNNSLIKFKDGDVILSVNNDVIGYFSDLKRFIPVKESKIAFTVLRDNEEINFEEYLNIEKFFKEIGPWIDLVISKVERNSPAEVAGLKKNDRIISINGVILINNKQLQNLIMNLDVDKVVEVKYDRNGEVLTSNLVFQDTNKILGVYFLPRLERLARADNIGIAIVNSFNRVLGILGDILYSIFELLMNFKKSSRYIVGPVGIINILAYSSSIGFLYWFNTIALFNLLVAGMNLFFIIIPIFDGGQIFISLIEILRGKRFKAKFIYYYYGIGIFFVLGLFILGLFNDLSNILR, from the coding sequence ATGTATATTTTTCTTAGTATTTTGGGCTTTACTTTAATAATATTCGTCCATGAATTGGGTCATTTTTTATTTGCAAAGCTTTTTAAGGTTAAAGTTGAAATTTTTTCTGTTGGGATAGGTCCTAGCATTTTTAAATTTAAAATTAAGGATACAGAGTATAGATTTTCTCCTTTTTTTTTGGGAGGATATTGCAAGCTTAAAGGATCTGAACACTTAGAAAATGAGCTTAAATTAAATAGGGAAATTGAAGCAGATAAAGATTCCCTTTTTGGTATTTCTAATTTTAAAAGGATTTTAATATATTTTGCAGGTCCTCTTTTTAATTTAATTTTGTCTTTTATTATTTTTATTGCAATAGATATGATAGGAATTGTATTTCTTGATTATTCTAATAAAATAACTGTTGTCGATAATAATTCTTTAATTAAGTTTAAAGATGGAGATGTTATTTTAAGCGTTAACAATGATGTCATAGGTTACTTTTCCGATTTAAAGAGATTTATTCCTGTAAAGGAATCTAAAATAGCTTTTACAGTTTTAAGAGATAATGAAGAAATTAATTTTGAAGAATATTTAAATATAGAAAAGTTTTTCAAGGAAATTGGTCCTTGGATAGATCTTGTGATTTCTAAGGTTGAGAGAAACTCTCCAGCTGAAGTTGCAGGTCTTAAAAAAAACGATAGGATAATAAGTATTAATGGTGTTATTTTAATTAATAATAAGCAGTTGCAAAATTTAATTATGAATCTCGATGTTGATAAGGTGGTTGAAGTTAAATATGATAGAAATGGGGAGGTTTTAACTTCTAATTTGGTATTTCAAGATACTAATAAAATTTTGGGTGTTTATTTTTTACCTCGTCTAGAAAGATTAGCTAGAGCAGATAATATTGGGATTGCTATTGTAAATTCTTTTAATAGAGTTTTAGGAATTTTAGGTGATATTCTATATTCCATTTTTGAATTGTTAATGAATTTTAAAAAGAGCTCCAGGTATATTGTAGGTCCTGTTGGGATTATTAATATTCTTGCCTACTCTTCTTCTATTGGGTTTTTATATTGGTTTAATACTATAGCTCTTTTTAATTTGCTAGTTGCTGGGATGAACCTATTTTTTATTATAATACCCATATTTGATGGAGGTCAAATTTTTATTAGTCTAATTGAAATTTTACGTGGTAAAAGATTTAAAGCAAAATTTATTTATTATTATTATGGTATTGGTATTTTTTTTGTGTTGGGACTTTTCATTTTAGGGCTTTTTAATGACTTAAGCAATATTTTAAGATAG
- a CDS encoding phosphatidate cytidylyltransferase: protein MGNRNLFELKSRKLAFIKRLGTFLFFVPLVLFLIFLEFKNYLFINILIFIFSGFSAKEVNDLLKAKSSSISNTLAFFLGISPPILTYVHFNIFDLGINIIFYLVITLVFSNWIVNLAFIKEHEIVNFLSQATSIIFILIYPGVLISFIVAITTLPKAPILLLILFSMVSGNDTFAYLIGYFFGKNSFRPTIISPNKTIMGFLGGILFSAFVAIFVVFLGVINLTYGEAVVFGILMGFFTIVGDLFESGLKRSASVKDSGNIIPGRGGALDSIDSFLLAGPIFYLCLA, encoded by the coding sequence TTGGGAAATAGAAATTTATTTGAACTTAAGTCTAGAAAGTTGGCATTCATTAAACGACTTGGAACATTTTTATTTTTTGTACCCTTAGTTTTATTTTTGATATTTTTAGAGTTTAAAAATTATTTATTTATTAATATTCTAATTTTTATTTTTAGTGGATTTTCTGCAAAGGAGGTTAATGATTTGCTTAAAGCTAAATCTTCTTCTATTTCGAATACTCTAGCATTCTTTTTGGGTATATCACCTCCAATTTTGACATATGTACATTTTAATATTTTTGATTTAGGTATCAACATAATATTTTATTTAGTTATAACTTTAGTTTTTAGCAATTGGATTGTTAATTTAGCTTTCATTAAGGAGCATGAAATTGTTAATTTTTTATCGCAGGCCACTTCGATAATTTTTATACTTATATATCCTGGTGTTTTAATTTCATTTATTGTCGCTATTACAACTTTACCAAAAGCTCCTATTCTCTTATTAATACTTTTCTCTATGGTGAGTGGTAATGATACTTTTGCTTATCTTATTGGGTACTTTTTTGGAAAAAATAGTTTTAGGCCCACAATTATTAGTCCTAATAAAACTATAATGGGATTTTTGGGTGGAATATTATTTTCTGCTTTTGTTGCAATATTTGTAGTATTTTTAGGAGTTATAAATTTAACATATGGAGAAGCTGTGGTTTTTGGTATTTTAATGGGATTTTTTACTATTGTTGGTGATTTGTTTGAATCTGGGCTTAAACGTAGTGCATCAGTTAAAGACTCTGGAAATATTATCCCTGGCAGAGGTGGTGCTCTTGATTCAATCGATTCATTTCTTTTAGCAGGTCCTATATTTTATTTATGCTTGGCATAA
- the uppS gene encoding polyprenyl diphosphate synthase, with amino-acid sequence MCINSLPMHVGIIMDGNRRWALNKGVSLLEGHREGLKNAKDIIKHSVKLGIKYLSLYVFSTENWSRTQYEIEYLMFLIANYLNSEFEFYSENNVKVVVSGDIEALERRVRESIIDTINFTKNFTGLILNLAINYGGRNEIVRAVKRIMNSDLKINSLNEIEFARFLDNPELCEIDLLIRTGGEMRISNFFLWRVAYCEFIFSNILWPEYSISHYDKDLKCFEKRKRNFGK; translated from the coding sequence ATGTGCATAAATTCTCTTCCAATGCATGTTGGAATAATCATGGATGGCAATAGGAGATGGGCTTTAAATAAAGGTGTTTCTTTGCTTGAAGGGCATAGAGAGGGATTAAAGAACGCTAAGGATATAATTAAACATTCTGTTAAGCTAGGTATAAAATATTTATCACTTTATGTATTTTCTACAGAAAATTGGAGCAGAACGCAATATGAGATAGAATATTTAATGTTTTTAATTGCTAATTACTTAAATTCTGAGTTTGAATTTTATAGTGAAAATAATGTAAAAGTAGTAGTTTCAGGGGATATTGAAGCTTTAGAAAGAAGAGTAAGGGAATCAATTATTGATACTATTAATTTTACTAAAAATTTTACTGGTCTTATTTTAAATTTAGCTATTAACTATGGTGGACGAAATGAAATAGTGAGAGCTGTTAAAAGAATTATGAATAGTGATTTAAAAATTAATTCTTTAAACGAAATTGAATTTGCAAGATTTTTAGACAATCCAGAGCTTTGTGAAATTGATCTTTTGATACGTACTGGAGGAGAGATGAGGATAAGTAATTTTTTTTTATGGAGAGTTGCTTATTGTGAATTTATTTTTTCAAATATTTTGTGGCCCGAATATTCTATTTCTCATTATGATAAAGATTTGAAATGTTTTGAAAAAAGGAAGAGAAATTTTGGGAAATAG
- the frr gene encoding ribosome recycling factor — MEKYKALLEEKVNKILLSLENEYKSLRTGRINNALFDKILVDCYGEKIPLTRVANVSIPEARLVIIQPWDKSLLGKIEQAILNSDLSMNPSNDGFVLRIKVPALTVERRKEIVKQAKKIAEEYKVMVRNVRQELNSKAKSQEKDSEITEDGLWRILDEIQKGINSYIKRIDKILESKTKEIMEV; from the coding sequence GTGGAGAAATATAAGGCTTTACTAGAAGAAAAAGTAAACAAAATTCTTTTGTCTCTTGAGAATGAATATAAATCTTTAAGAACAGGCAGGATAAATAATGCTCTTTTTGACAAAATATTGGTTGATTGTTATGGAGAAAAAATTCCTTTAACTAGGGTTGCTAATGTTAGCATACCAGAAGCGAGACTTGTTATAATTCAACCTTGGGATAAGAGTTTATTGGGCAAAATAGAGCAGGCTATACTTAATTCAGATCTTTCCATGAATCCTTCAAATGATGGATTTGTACTTAGAATTAAAGTTCCTGCTTTGACTGTTGAGAGGCGTAAGGAGATAGTAAAGCAGGCAAAAAAAATAGCAGAAGAATATAAAGTTATGGTTAGGAATGTTAGGCAGGAGTTAAATAGTAAGGCAAAAAGCCAAGAAAAAGATTCTGAGATTACAGAGGATGGTTTATGGCGTATTTTAGATGAAATACAAAAGGGTATTAATTCTTATATTAAAAGAATAGACAAAATTTTAGAGTCAAAAACAAAAGAGATTATGGAAGTTTAA
- the tsf gene encoding translation elongation factor Ts, with amino-acid sequence MNVSPQEVKRLRNTTGAGFGDCKKALEIAGGDFELAKKKLREMGIASADKRSNRDAKEGRVFSYANMDRVGLLLISCETDFVAMNNDFISFGNSLIKNLVENARDSLNEEQEHGIKNLAATIKENIQVKKIFITNVSSNELVKYYLHGEQSKIGVFVKLRVDNSLKIGDERLNRLAMDLALHVAAFAPIYLSVDSICPNYIKEQEEIFINQVKNSGKSENVIKGIVSGKLKKHLSEVSLLEQNFVKDDKLTVKEKIEEISRLILSKIDIIDFKYLGVR; translated from the coding sequence ATGAATGTTAGTCCTCAAGAGGTAAAAAGACTTAGAAATACAACTGGAGCTGGATTTGGTGATTGTAAGAAAGCTTTAGAGATTGCCGGAGGTGATTTTGAATTAGCCAAGAAGAAACTCAGAGAGATGGGAATTGCATCTGCCGATAAGAGAAGTAATAGAGATGCTAAAGAAGGTCGAGTATTTTCTTATGCAAATATGGATAGAGTGGGTCTTTTGCTTATTTCATGTGAAACAGATTTTGTTGCCATGAATAATGATTTTATATCTTTTGGAAATTCTTTAATAAAAAATTTAGTTGAAAATGCTAGAGATTCTTTAAATGAAGAACAGGAGCATGGAATTAAGAATTTAGCAGCTACTATAAAAGAAAATATTCAAGTAAAGAAGATTTTTATTACAAATGTTTCATCTAATGAACTTGTTAAGTATTATCTTCATGGTGAGCAGTCTAAAATAGGTGTTTTTGTTAAGTTACGAGTTGATAATTCTTTGAAAATAGGAGATGAAAGGTTGAATAGACTTGCGATGGATTTGGCATTGCATGTGGCTGCTTTTGCGCCTATTTATTTAAGTGTTGATAGTATTTGTCCTAATTACATAAAGGAGCAAGAAGAGATATTTATTAACCAGGTGAAAAATAGTGGAAAATCTGAAAATGTAATTAAGGGAATAGTATCTGGAAAACTTAAAAAGCATTTAAGTGAGGTTTCTCTTTTAGAACAGAATTTTGTAAAAGATGATAAATTAACTGTTAAAGAAAAAATAGAAGAGATTTCAAGGTTAATTTTGAGTAAGATAGATATAATTGATTTTAAATATTTAGGTGTTAGATGA
- the rpsB gene encoding 30S ribosomal protein S2, which translates to MAVITMKSLLEAGVHFGHQVKRLDPRMKRFIFSERNEIHILDLQKTLQGIKDSYELVQSVIKSGKKVLFVGTKKQASEIIEQEAKRSDMPYVNNRWLGGMLSNFNTIKKSVQKLKKLEKMEVDGTFDMISKKEISQLNREKFKLAKNLTGIKDMEDLPGAVFIIDPKREQIVINEARKLGIPIVSVVDTNCNPDVIDYPIPGNDDAIRSVALFTKIISDAILESDKEVGIQIVENLNEEDLMNEIEVKNGIEKELKE; encoded by the coding sequence TTGGCAGTTATTACGATGAAGAGTCTTTTGGAAGCTGGAGTTCATTTTGGGCATCAGGTAAAAAGACTTGATCCTAGGATGAAGAGATTTATCTTTTCTGAGAGAAATGAAATACATATTTTGGATTTGCAAAAAACTTTGCAAGGAATTAAGGATTCTTATGAACTTGTACAAAGTGTTATAAAGAGTGGTAAAAAAGTTTTGTTTGTTGGGACTAAAAAACAAGCAAGTGAAATCATTGAACAGGAAGCTAAAAGAAGTGATATGCCTTATGTGAACAATAGATGGCTTGGTGGGATGCTTTCAAACTTTAATACTATTAAAAAATCAGTTCAAAAGTTAAAAAAGTTAGAAAAAATGGAAGTTGATGGTACTTTTGATATGATAAGCAAAAAGGAAATTTCTCAACTTAATCGAGAAAAGTTTAAATTAGCTAAAAATTTGACGGGGATTAAAGATATGGAAGATCTTCCAGGTGCTGTTTTTATTATTGATCCTAAAAGAGAACAAATAGTTATTAATGAAGCTAGAAAGCTTGGTATTCCTATTGTCTCAGTTGTCGATACAAATTGTAATCCAGATGTCATTGATTATCCAATTCCTGGAAATGATGATGCAATTCGTTCTGTGGCCTTATTTACTAAAATCATATCTGATGCCATACTTGAGAGTGATAAAGAAGTAGGAATTCAAATAGTAGAGAACTTAAATGAAGAAGACTTGATGAATGAGATTGAAGTTAAAAATGGTATTGAGAAAGAATTAAAAGAGTAG
- a CDS encoding 30S ribosomal protein S1 — protein MENQEDLQESYLKVLEKVDLGSNVSGIVVNIMRDYVLVDIGYKSEGFIKISEFDNIPNIGDKIDAIVTRIGGELGLILSVEKFHSLSFQDKVDEYILNRKVIKGKVLFEMSSGYKIQINENTIGFMPLYLSSKSKDEKLKKGSIVEFYVIEAIKTDGLRLILDRRTLEWEREIEKRKEFVSSYNEGDIVDGVVEKIIEYGAIIRIKDFVLGILNKRNIAFTRVENIEDFIRVGDRLKLKIIKLNLKTAKMELSLKALKTNPWDSIESKYVVESIVKGKVVKILPFGAVVELDSEISGFLHVSNFSWVRAIKSPREVVKVGQIIEVKILEIDKKNQRISLGIKQVNGNPWDNLADRFSVGKIIQGVVKNITKTGAFINIEEGIDAYISKFDISWLNDINPEDYFKLGSSISGKIIEFDAKRQNIRLGIKQLEENPWDDFARSYKKGDSLEVEVVEKKSKGLQVKVYNKIMGFISKIQLGDTKESSMDTFDNLNIGDKLKVVLTNIDSKNKLVLLSYREYKSQKSREEISSYLFKEDEGESYKPFENLLKRKADV, from the coding sequence ATGGAAAATCAAGAAGATTTACAAGAAAGTTATCTGAAGGTTCTTGAAAAGGTAGATCTTGGAAGTAATGTTTCTGGTATTGTTGTAAATATTATGAGAGACTATGTACTTGTAGATATTGGTTATAAATCTGAAGGTTTTATTAAAATTAGTGAATTTGATAATATTCCAAATATTGGAGATAAGATTGATGCAATAGTTACAAGAATAGGAGGAGAATTAGGTTTGATTCTTAGTGTAGAAAAGTTTCACTCTCTGAGTTTTCAAGACAAGGTTGATGAATATATTCTAAATAGAAAAGTAATTAAGGGCAAAGTTTTATTTGAGATGTCAAGTGGATATAAGATTCAGATTAATGAAAATACTATTGGATTTATGCCATTGTATTTAAGTTCTAAGTCTAAAGATGAAAAATTAAAAAAAGGTTCGATTGTTGAGTTTTATGTTATTGAAGCAATTAAGACTGATGGTTTGAGACTTATACTTGATAGGCGGACTTTAGAATGGGAACGAGAGATTGAAAAGAGGAAGGAGTTTGTTAGTTCTTATAATGAAGGAGATATAGTTGATGGAGTTGTTGAGAAAATTATAGAGTATGGGGCTATTATAAGGATTAAAGATTTTGTTTTAGGAATATTAAATAAAAGGAATATTGCCTTTACTCGTGTTGAAAATATTGAGGATTTTATTCGTGTTGGTGATAGATTGAAATTGAAAATTATTAAACTAAATCTGAAGACAGCAAAGATGGAGTTATCTCTTAAGGCTTTAAAGACAAACCCTTGGGATTCTATTGAATCTAAATATGTAGTTGAAAGTATTGTGAAGGGAAAGGTTGTCAAAATATTACCCTTTGGTGCTGTAGTTGAGCTTGATAGTGAGATATCGGGATTTCTTCATGTAAGTAATTTTTCTTGGGTAAGAGCGATAAAGAGTCCTAGAGAAGTGGTTAAGGTCGGGCAAATTATAGAAGTTAAAATTTTAGAAATAGATAAAAAAAATCAAAGAATATCTTTAGGTATTAAACAAGTTAATGGAAATCCTTGGGATAATTTAGCTGATAGGTTTTCTGTTGGGAAAATTATTCAGGGTGTTGTTAAAAATATAACAAAAACAGGTGCCTTTATTAATATTGAAGAAGGTATAGATGCATATATTAGTAAATTTGATATTTCTTGGTTAAATGATATTAATCCTGAGGATTACTTTAAATTGGGGAGTTCTATTAGTGGAAAAATTATTGAGTTTGATGCAAAGAGACAAAATATTAGATTGGGTATTAAACAGTTGGAAGAGAATCCTTGGGATGATTTTGCTAGGAGTTATAAAAAAGGCGATTCTCTTGAAGTAGAAGTTGTTGAGAAAAAATCGAAAGGACTTCAAGTAAAAGTTTATAACAAAATAATGGGATTTATTAGTAAAATACAACTTGGAGATACTAAAGAATCTAGCATGGATACTTTTGATAATTTGAATATTGGAGATAAGTTAAAAGTTGTATTAACAAATATTGATTCTAAGAATAAATTGGTTTTGCTTTCTTATAGAGAATATAAGAGTCAAAAATCAAGAGAGGAAATTTCTTCTTACTTGTTTAAGGAAGATGAAGGAGAGTCTTATAAGCCATTTGAAAATTTACTTAAAAGGAAAGCTGATGTTTAA
- the cmk gene encoding (d)CMP kinase, giving the protein MIIAIDGPSASGKSSIAKELGIRLGFKFISSGYLYRIITLIAQQFTLNEYDLLSERKILELISKNDIKFDGTDFLLNDEIVIRHILNDKIDLQVALYSSYVGVRDIVNKKLRELVKLDNDNYIIEGRDITTVVFSEAEFKIYLDASIKVRALRRHKQRNGDMPLNELEYALERRDEIDKNKNYGRLKLAKDVFYIDTSYKSLDDVCDSIIKILNLKK; this is encoded by the coding sequence ATGATCATAGCAATTGATGGTCCTTCGGCTTCAGGAAAAAGTTCAATTGCAAAAGAATTAGGAATAAGGCTAGGCTTTAAGTTTATTAGTTCTGGCTATCTTTATAGAATAATAACTTTAATTGCACAGCAATTTACTTTGAATGAATATGATTTACTTAGTGAGAGAAAAATTTTAGAACTTATTTCTAAAAATGATATCAAGTTTGATGGTACTGATTTTTTGCTTAATGATGAAATTGTTATAAGACATATTTTGAATGATAAGATAGATCTTCAAGTTGCTCTGTATTCATCTTATGTGGGGGTTAGAGATATTGTTAATAAAAAATTAAGAGAATTGGTTAAATTAGATAATGATAATTATATAATAGAAGGTAGAGATATTACTACTGTAGTTTTTTCAGAAGCAGAATTTAAGATATATTTGGATGCTTCTATTAAAGTGCGTGCTTTAAGGCGACATAAACAAAGAAATGGAGATATGCCTTTAAATGAGTTAGAGTATGCGCTAGAAAGACGAGATGAGATTGATAAGAATAAAAATTATGGTAGATTGAAATTAGCTAAAGATGTTTTTTATATTGATACAAGTTATAAGTCCTTAGATGATGTATGTGATAGTATTATAAAGATTTTGAATTTGAAAAAATGA